In Phragmites australis chromosome 17, lpPhrAust1.1, whole genome shotgun sequence, the following are encoded in one genomic region:
- the LOC133897427 gene encoding heat stress transcription factor B-4c-like, whose product MERCGSWECDAAAQKAVPAPFLTKTYQLVDDPATDHIVSWGDDRVSTFVVWRPPEFARDILPNYFKHNNFSSFVRQLNTYGFRKVVPERWEFANEFFRKGEKQLLCEIHRRKTSASTASASPPPFFAPPHFPLFHPGPPHHQFVGDDGLVAAHGMGVAFPHPYWREPHAAAPVATRLLALGGPAPPSPSPATEGGGGAGRAATAAVLMEENERLRRSNTALLQELAHMRKLYNDIIYFVQNHVRPVAPSPAAAAFLQGLGLQARKKPTMAAGFNNSGGSTTSSSSLTIADEPSPPPQQLEKSGGEAGICSAAHSAAAPTMLFGVHLSAAPSGASTKRPPSPEDQTPTSPARKPRLVLESTDLRLSVAPSAASSPASTS is encoded by the exons atggAGAGGTGCGGGAGCTGGGAGTGCGACGCGGCAGCGCAGAAGGCGGTGCCGGCGCCGTTCCTGACTAAGACGTACCAGCTGGTGGACGACCCGGCCACGGACCACATCGTCTCCTGGGGGGACGACCGGGTGTCCACGTTCGTCGTCTGGCGGCCGCCGGAGTTCGCGCGCGACATCCTCCCCAACTACTTCAAGCACAACAACTTCTCCTCCTTCGTCCGCCAGCTCAACACCTAC GGGTTCCGGAAGGTCGTGCCGGAGAGGTGGGAGTTCGCGAACGAGTTCTTCAGGAAGGGGGAGAAGCAGCTGCTCTGCGAGATCCACCGGCGCAAGACGTCGGCGTCCACGGCGTCGGCGTCGCCTCCGCCGTTCTTTGCGCCGCCGCACTTCCCCCTGTTCCACCCCGGCCCACCGCACCACCAGTTCGTGGGGGATGATGGGCTAGTGGCGGCGCACGGCATGGGCGTCGCGTTCCCGCATCCGTATTGGCGGGAGCCGCACGCCGCCGCGCCGGTGGCCACGAGGCTTCTGGCGCTTGGCGGTCCGGCGcccccgtcgccgtcgcctgcCACCGAGGGTGGCGGGGGCGCAGGGCGCGCGGCCACCGCCGCTGTGCTGATGGAGGAGAACGAGCGGCTGCGGCGCAGCAACACGGCGCTGCTGCAGGAGCTGGCGCACATGCGCAAGCTCTACAACGACATCATCTACTTCGTGCAGAACCACGTGCGCCCCGTGGCGCCCAGCCCGGCCGCGGCGGCGTTCCTTCAGGGCCTCGGCCTGCAGGCGCGTAAAAAGCCCACCATGGCCGCCGGGTTCAACAACTCCGGCGGGAGCACCACGTCTAGCAGTTCGCTCACCATCGCCGACGAGCCGTCCCCTCCGCCGCAGCAGCTCGAGAAGAGCGGCGGGGAGGCAGGCATCTGCAGTGCCGCTCACTCTGCCGCCGCGCCCACCATGCTCTTCGGCGTGCACCTAAGCGCCGCTCCGAGCGGCGCGAGCACTAAGAGGCCGCCTTCCCCGGAAGATCAGACACCCACGTCGCCTGCAAGGAAGCCCCGCCTAGTGCTCGAGAGCACCGACCTAAGGCTGTCCGTCGCGCCGTCCGCCGCCTCGTCCCCAGCTAGCACTAGCTAG